AGCGATCGCCACAAACAATTCCCGTGGCAATACCCGATCCCGCTCAAACTTTTAACTGGCGAAATTGTTGGTATCCGGTTACTTTTGTGCAAGATATGCCAAAAGATCGCCCTTATAGTTTTTCCCTATACGATGAACCACTTGTATTATTTAGAAACCAAAATGGGGAGTTTGGTTGCGTAGTCGATCGTTGTCCGCACCGTGCTGCTAAACTTTCCGACGGACAAATATTTGATGGCAAGTTAGAGTGTTTATATCACGGTTGGCAATTTGGCATTGATGGTGAATGTTTGCACATTCCTCAGTTACCAAGCAATGGCACAATTCCTAAAAATGCCTGTATAAAATCGTTTAAAGTAATCGAACGGCAAGGCATGATTTGGATGTGGGCTGGGGAAGCAGAAGAGGCGGATGAGAAACTCATCCCAACTATACCGAATTTGGATAAACCAGAGTTTGTTGGCCTAGATTTAATATATGACCGTCCTTACGATCAAACCTACTTTATCGAAAATGTGATTGACCCCGCTCATGTTCCCATCAGTCATCACGGTTCTGACGGCAATCGACAAAATGCACAACCATTAGAAATGGAAATTCTAGAAACTTCTATTGCAGGAATTCGAGGTCGATATCGGGGGATGAAAAAGCCTCATGGAAACTGGATAAACCTCGATTTCATTGCTCCCAATTTAGTTTTATACCAAGTTTCAGATTTACCAAAACCTGGTTTTTCTTCTGGATTAGCTCTTTATTCTGTTCCTTTAGGCAAAGGGCGATGCCGTGTTCTATCCAGATTTTATTGGAACTTTTCAAGGTGGAAAATCAAGTTGCAACCTCGCTGGTTTTCTCATTGGTATAGAAGCCGAGTAATAGAGGAGGATA
The sequence above is drawn from the Leptolyngbyaceae cyanobacterium genome and encodes:
- a CDS encoding Rieske 2Fe-2S domain-containing protein, giving the protein MTSTQEPPLVEEKRSPQTIPVAIPDPAQTFNWRNCWYPVTFVQDMPKDRPYSFSLYDEPLVLFRNQNGEFGCVVDRCPHRAAKLSDGQIFDGKLECLYHGWQFGIDGECLHIPQLPSNGTIPKNACIKSFKVIERQGMIWMWAGEAEEADEKLIPTIPNLDKPEFVGLDLIYDRPYDQTYFIENVIDPAHVPISHHGSDGNRQNAQPLEMEILETSIAGIRGRYRGMKKPHGNWINLDFIAPNLVLYQVSDLPKPGFSSGLALYSVPLGKGRCRVLSRFYWNFSRWKIKLQPRWFSHWYRSRVIEEDIYISRGVQAQVEHLGQNLKEIYLPLKTSDMLAIEYRKWLDKYGSSLPFYQGYETLRLPDNKGGCNHQPIPLDRFSGHTEICISCNRAYQTTIQLKQVAIGVAIAMAALAIVTDEFSSKMSVLASLSAVGIAFIAEKVKTKFERSYTRH